The following proteins come from a genomic window of Heyndrickxia acidicola:
- a CDS encoding NAD(P)H-dependent oxidoreductase — MKTLVIAAHPNLGESKVNKAWMQRLQEEEDVTVHDLYAHYPNFKIDVEKEQQLLLEHDRIIFQFPFYWYSSPALLKEWQDAVLTYGFAYGSEGNKLHGKELMLAISTGGPAEVYQAGGYNHYSISELTRPFQATANLCGMHFLPSFLLQGMMTLTEEKLQESKEALVAYITNPNLRTVR; from the coding sequence ATGAAAACGTTAGTTATTGCAGCGCACCCAAACCTTGGAGAATCGAAGGTAAATAAAGCATGGATGCAGCGTCTCCAGGAAGAAGAAGATGTTACTGTCCATGATTTATATGCCCACTACCCTAATTTTAAAATAGATGTAGAGAAAGAACAGCAGTTATTACTAGAGCACGACCGCATTATATTCCAATTTCCTTTCTATTGGTACAGCTCTCCTGCTTTATTAAAAGAATGGCAGGATGCTGTATTAACATATGGTTTTGCCTATGGGTCAGAGGGGAATAAATTGCATGGAAAAGAGCTGATGCTGGCTATTTCAACTGGCGGTCCAGCTGAGGTTTATCAGGCTGGAGGCTATAATCATTATTCTATAAGTGAGTTGACGCGCCCATTCCAAGCGACAGCGAACCTTTGCGGCATGCATTTCCTTCCTTCTTTTCTCTTACAGGGTATGATGACTCTTACCGAAGAAAAACTACAAGAGAGCAAAGAAGCACTTGTTGCCTATATAACAAATCCAAACCTGCGAACAGTGCGTTAA